A region of Vitis vinifera cultivar Pinot Noir 40024 chromosome 15, ASM3070453v1 DNA encodes the following proteins:
- the LOC132255206 gene encoding uncharacterized protein LOC132255206 codes for MNSASSISANVNNIPVLNGTNFKKWKEHVIIVLGCMDLDFALREDRPSDLTSASTAEQRSTMEKWERSNRMSLMIMKHSIPEAIRGAIPEETQAKAFLDQIANRFTANEKVEISTILSKLVSMRYKGKENIREYIMEMSNLVTRLKALKLELSEDILMHLVLISMPTQFSPFKISYNTQKEKWTLNELIAQCVQEEERLKQEKIESAHLASTSQGFGTNKKRKRDNKGKQTAVSGTSKQKEQKKQDKEITCFFCKKAGHMKKTCTKYAAWREKKGLPKEPNAN; via the exons atgaattcagCATCTTCTATATCTGCAAATGTTAATAACATTCCTGTGCTTAACGGCacaaatttcaagaaatggaaagagCACGTTATAATTGTGCTCGGGTGCATGGATTTAGACTTTGCATTAAGGGAGGATCGCCCATCAGATCTTACTAGTGCCAGCACTGCTGAGCAAAGGTctactatggaaaaatgggaacgatccaatcgcatgagtctaatgattatgaAGCACTCAATTCCAGAAGCAATAAGGGGTGCAATACCTGAGGAAACCCAAGCCAAGGCATTCTTGGACCAGATAGCAAACCGATTCACTGCAAACGAAAAGGTTGAGATAAGcactattcttagtaagcttgtctctatgcgatataaagggaaagagaatatcagggagtacattatggaaatgtctaatcttgtgacgagactcaaggcactaaagttagagttgtcgGAAGACATACTCAtgcacttggtcttgatctctATGCCTACACAATTCAGTCCATTCAAAATCAGTTACAatacacaaaaggaaaaatggactttgaatgagcttattgctcaatgtgtgcaagaggaagagagattgaagcaagaaaagatagaaagtgctcacttggcttccacatctcagggatttggtaccaacaagaaaagaaagagggacaataaaggaaaacaaactgcaGTTTCTGGGACATCAAAGCAAAAGgagcaaaagaaacaagataaggagatcacttgtttcttttgcaaaaaggctggtcatatgaagaagacatgtaccaaatacgctgcttggcgtgaaaagaaag ggttgcctaaggagccgaatgccaactga